In Ectothiorhodospira sp. BSL-9, a single window of DNA contains:
- the menE gene encoding o-succinylbenzoate--CoA ligase encodes MTPGADHTLPCLLDEAARRWPGQTAMVLPGQAHLSFARWSESVTERSLSLKAQGVMPNQWVVLSADRSPDTLTDLFAVLRTGARLLPVNPAMPLASLEALVRAHAMPWWISTPGAAVHAAPGADTSPTAGVHPPAPTPTEELQHTFPADDIRTGVLTSGSTGQPKVAMHSYANHVLSAEGANQAIPLAPGDRYLLSLPLFHVGGLAILFRCLLGGASLVTGGRAEDADHLAATGVTHLSMVETQLQRLLEQDRPLPRLKAILLGGGPVRPSLLEAARARGLPCWMSYGLTEMSSQVLSQSPGGSVQVLAHRECRVDEAGELLVRGGTLFKGYLRDGATDPATDANGWFHTRDLGHWNHHGLSITGRLDNQFISGGENIQPETVEQALHQHPHVIQAVVVPRPDREFGQRPVAFLKVHTPVETEALRIWLRERLPPFMVPVDFQVLPSQSGMKIRRQELTQRAEAKGARVLYPEGQTPS; translated from the coding sequence ATGACCCCTGGTGCTGATCACACCCTGCCCTGTCTGCTGGATGAGGCGGCACGGCGATGGCCCGGGCAAACAGCCATGGTCCTGCCGGGGCAGGCCCACCTGAGCTTTGCCCGGTGGTCGGAAAGCGTCACCGAGCGGTCCTTGTCACTCAAGGCACAGGGGGTGATGCCCAACCAATGGGTTGTACTGAGCGCCGACCGCAGCCCGGACACCCTGACGGACCTGTTCGCCGTGCTGCGCACCGGAGCGCGCCTGCTACCGGTGAACCCGGCCATGCCGCTGGCCTCCCTGGAAGCACTCGTGCGGGCTCATGCCATGCCCTGGTGGATTTCCACACCCGGGGCGGCGGTCCATGCTGCCCCGGGCGCTGATACGAGCCCCACCGCCGGTGTGCACCCTCCAGCCCCGACACCCACCGAAGAACTTCAACACACCTTCCCGGCAGATGACATCCGCACCGGCGTACTCACCTCCGGGTCCACCGGTCAGCCCAAGGTGGCGATGCACAGCTACGCCAATCATGTGCTGAGTGCCGAAGGGGCCAACCAGGCCATCCCCCTGGCACCGGGGGATCGCTACCTGCTCTCCCTGCCCCTGTTCCACGTGGGCGGGCTGGCCATCCTGTTTCGCTGTCTGCTGGGGGGCGCATCCCTGGTGACGGGAGGACGGGCCGAAGACGCGGATCACCTGGCAGCCACCGGTGTGACCCATCTCTCCATGGTGGAAACCCAACTGCAGCGTCTGCTGGAACAGGACCGGCCTCTGCCCCGGCTCAAGGCCATCCTGCTGGGCGGCGGGCCGGTGCGCCCTTCCCTGCTGGAGGCCGCGCGAGCGCGGGGTCTGCCCTGCTGGATGAGCTATGGCCTCACCGAGATGAGTTCCCAGGTGCTCAGCCAGTCCCCCGGGGGATCGGTCCAGGTACTGGCGCATCGGGAGTGCCGGGTAGATGAGGCCGGCGAGCTCCTGGTACGCGGCGGCACCCTGTTCAAGGGTTATCTGCGTGACGGCGCCACCGACCCGGCCACCGATGCCAACGGATGGTTTCACACCCGTGATCTGGGCCACTGGAACCACCACGGCCTCAGCATCACCGGACGACTGGACAATCAGTTCATCAGCGGTGGCGAAAACATCCAGCCCGAAACGGTGGAACAGGCGCTTCATCAGCACCCGCATGTGATTCAGGCCGTGGTGGTGCCCCGCCCGGATCGGGAGTTCGGCCAGCGGCCCGTGGCCTTTCTGAAGGTCCACACCCCCGTGGAGACCGAGGCGCTTCGCATCTGGCTGCGCGAGCGACTGCCCCCCTTCATGGTCCCCGTCGACTTCCAGGTGCTGCCCTCACAGTCCGGGATGAAGATCAGACGGCAGGAACTCACCCAAAGGGCCGAGGCCAAGGGGGCCCGGGTGCTGTATCCTGAAGGACAAACACCCTCTTGA